The window TCCGGCAGTGTGAGTCTGCGGACCCGCGCTCCCGTCGCCGCGAACACGAAGTCGTTGATGTCGATCGCGTCCTGGCGTGCCGTCGGTTCCGCCTGCGGCGTGGGCGTGTTCTTCTGCTCGTCCATCGAGCATCACCTCCGCCTCGGAAGCTAGGCAGGCGCCGGTGTGACTCGTTTCCGTAGCAAGGATGTTCACCCGATAGGGGACAGAGGCGTCGATTCTGCTGCGAAGGCGGCGTGGGACGGCTTCGCCTTCTCACCGCGTCCGTGGCTAGTCGACCGGCCCTCCGTTCGAGCCGCCCGGTGCTGCCGTTTCGTTCAGCTCGAACCAGATGCTCTTGCCGTCGCCGCGGGGGTCCACGCCCCACGCGTCCGCGAGCACGTCCATGAGGACGAGGCCGCGGCCGGAGGAGGCGAGTTCGCCGGGGTGGCGCTTGTGGGGGAGGTCGTCGCCGGCGTCGGTGACCTCGATACGCATCCGACGCTTACCGCCGTCGCCGGTCATCTCGGCCACGAGGAGTGCGTCGGCGTCCGTGTGGACGAGGACGTTGGTGAGCGTCTCGGAGACGAGGAGGACCGCGGAGTCGACCTGGTCGCGGCAGTTCCAGTCGTGGAGAAGTTCGCGCACCTGTTGGCGGGCGCCGGCGATCCGTTCGGGCTCCGCCTGGGCCACGGTGAGGGCGGTGCGCCGTACGGCGGTGCCGTCGTTCCGGTCGCATGCCTCGCTCTCCCGGCACAGCAGCAGCATCGCTATGTCGTCCTCCCGCCGGTCGGCGAGCGGTCCGGGCGTGTGGTGCGAGGAGGGGCCGTGCACCCCCTGCACGAGCGCGTCCGCCAGCGCCTCCAGTCGCCCCGGCGCCAGGCCGGCCGGCTGTGGACGGGCGAGGGCGGGGGCGGTCGCGTCGGGGCGGGTGGGTGTGGGGGCGGGCGCCGGCCGCGAGCCGCCGGTGGCGCCTGACCGGCTGGGGAGCGCCGTTTCGCCGACGGTCGGCCGGCCGGCTGCCGGTGGGCCGGCCTTCGTTCGGCCGTCGGCTGGACCCTCGGCCATCGGCCTGTCGGCGGTGAGCGCGTCGGTTTTCGTGCGGGGACTTTCCCCCGGCCCGCTGCCGTTCGGCCCGCCGACGGCCGGCCGGTCGGCCTTGGGTCTGTCGGCAGTCCGTGCGTCGGCGTCTGTCCCGGAGCCTTCCAGTCCGGCGGCCTTCGAGCCGTCGACGGTGAGTGTGTCGGCCTCCGTCCCGGGACTCGCCGGGCTGTCGGCCTTCGAGTCGTCGGCAGTCGGTGTGTCGGCCTTCGGACCGGCACCCTCCGACCCACCGACGGTTAACTCCCGCGCCCTCGGCTGCCCCTCCCCCGAAGCCCCCGCACTCTTGTCCTCGTCCCCGGGGGACACCGTGTCGAAGGATTCCAGGATCGTGCGGATACGGCGCCAGCCCGTGTCGAGGTCGTGGCCGCCTGTTTCGATGAGGCCGTCGGTGCAGAGGAGCATCGTCTCGCCGGGTTCGAGGACGAGGCGGGTCGTGGGGTAGTCGGCGTCGGGGTCGATGCCCAGGGGGAGGCCGCCCGGGGTCGGGCGGACCAGGACAGTGCCGTCGGCCATGCGGACCACCGGGTCGGGGTGCCCGGCGCGGGCGATGTCGAGCACGCCGGAGACCGGGTCGACCTCGACGTAGAGGCAGGTCGCGAAGCGCAGGTCGGCGAAGTGGGCGGCGGAGTCGTTGGTGACGCCGTGCAGGAAGCGGGAGGCGCGGGAGAGGACGGCGTCCGGGGGGTGTCCCTCGGAGGCGT is drawn from Streptomyces bottropensis ATCC 25435 and contains these coding sequences:
- a CDS encoding SpoIIE family protein phosphatase, producing the protein MRTGEPPPTVGDVLSALATGLWTWDSAAETVTVDAEAARLLGLPAEPTTLTQAGARARLHPVDWNEIVSVVQLAVAEDTLAEVRIRIMDERGRVVRTVRSRSKPAFDPVRKSFELIGTLQEVTEPSPATAARAPSVTGDWRRSREAFLLDAGRALAEARSTAEVLRVAAGLAMPGFSPDGLAVFGVEADRLTVIGHHGHSQGDEGPFTHMPLETDYPAAEVVRTGRAVYLSSPEEYKARYPTAWPLAEQFARQSWAFLPLTVAGRTMGAWMAGFTHPVTFTPDERSVLTTVARMLAQALSRAGAAETERELTDGLQRTMLPTLGPEIPGMSVAARYVPTGGGLQVGGDWYDMIALPNSRFALVIGDVQGHDVRAAGLMGQLRIALRAYASEGHPPDAVLSRASRFLHGVTNDSAAHFADLRFATCLYVEVDPVSGVLDIARAGHPDPVVRMADGTVLVRPTPGGLPLGIDPDADYPTTRLVLEPGETMLLCTDGLIETGGHDLDTGWRRIRTILESFDTVSPGDEDKSAGASGEGQPRARELTVGGSEGAGPKADTPTADDSKADSPASPGTEADTLTVDGSKAAGLEGSGTDADARTADRPKADRPAVGGPNGSGPGESPRTKTDALTADRPMAEGPADGRTKAGPPAAGRPTVGETALPSRSGATGGSRPAPAPTPTRPDATAPALARPQPAGLAPGRLEALADALVQGVHGPSSHHTPGPLADRREDDIAMLLLCRESEACDRNDGTAVRRTALTVAQAEPERIAGARQQVRELLHDWNCRDQVDSAVLLVSETLTNVLVHTDADALLVAEMTGDGGKRRMRIEVTDAGDDLPHKRHPGELASSGRGLVLMDVLADAWGVDPRGDGKSIWFELNETAAPGGSNGGPVD